Proteins encoded in a region of the Teredinibacter purpureus genome:
- a CDS encoding AraC family transcriptional regulator — protein MFAVSSVVAEDEPSAVAEVAAVASPLSHDIEDLKKTALELNRDLLILEEELLFPANTQIMVFLSLDTGAFFQLDAVKLHIDDKLVASHLYTPRQNDALSRGGIQRLFVGNLKTGEHELTAYFTGIGPDKREYKRGATLLIDKDDDPKMLELRIKDASANMQPEFDFKEWQL, from the coding sequence CTGTTTGCGGTGAGCTCGGTTGTCGCAGAAGACGAACCGAGTGCGGTGGCGGAGGTAGCTGCTGTTGCCTCGCCGTTAAGCCACGACATTGAAGACCTGAAGAAGACAGCGCTTGAGCTGAATCGAGATTTACTCATTTTAGAAGAAGAGCTGTTATTTCCGGCTAATACTCAGATTATGGTTTTTCTGTCGTTGGATACAGGAGCGTTTTTTCAGCTCGACGCCGTTAAATTACATATCGACGATAAACTCGTTGCAAGTCATCTGTACACACCTCGCCAGAACGACGCCTTGAGTCGTGGCGGTATACAGCGTTTGTTTGTTGGCAATTTGAAAACAGGCGAACATGAATTAACGGCCTATTTTACGGGCATTGGCCCGGATAAGCGTGAATACAAACGCGGCGCGACTCTTTTAATTGACAAAGATGACGACCCCAAAATGCTTGAACTACGCATTAAGGACGCCTCCGCTAATATGCAACCGGAATTTGATTTTAAAGAATGGCAGCTGTAA